The proteins below come from a single bacterium genomic window:
- a CDS encoding sigma-54-dependent Fis family transcriptional regulator — protein sequence MTPRVLIIDDERNIRRTFQMVLSDEGFTVDTAETGEEGLARVAEERPDVVVLDVRLPGIDGLEVLGRLHASEKELPVIMISGHGTISTAVEATRRGAFDFMEKPLGKERLLVAIRNALDVRNLGREVRQLRDRESRRHLMVGETPPMRDIRAQVARVAPTGARVLITGESGTGKELVARAVHEASERAGKPFVKVNCAAIPEELIESELFGAVKGAYTGATQTRDGKFLQAHGGTLFLDEIGDMSLKAQAKVLRALQEGEIERVGGNDTVRVDVRVLAATNKDLAAEAAAGTFREDLFFRLNVVPIHVPPLRARAADIPLLAEHFLASYLDENALPQRAFAPAALERLRGLPWPGNIRELGNAVERLAILAPGDPIGTDDLARCGIGTGGDAGTAAGGA from the coding sequence ATGACGCCCCGCGTGCTGATCATCGACGACGAACGGAACATCCGGCGCACCTTCCAGATGGTGCTCTCCGACGAGGGCTTCACCGTCGACACCGCCGAGACCGGCGAGGAGGGCCTGGCGCGCGTGGCCGAGGAACGGCCCGACGTGGTGGTGCTCGACGTGCGGTTGCCCGGCATCGACGGCCTGGAGGTCCTCGGTCGCCTGCACGCCTCGGAGAAGGAGCTGCCGGTGATCATGATCTCCGGTCACGGCACCATCTCGACGGCGGTCGAGGCCACGCGCCGCGGCGCCTTCGATTTCATGGAGAAGCCGCTCGGCAAGGAGCGGTTGCTCGTGGCCATCCGCAACGCCCTGGACGTGCGCAATCTCGGCCGCGAGGTGCGCCAGTTGCGCGACCGCGAGAGCCGCCGGCACCTGATGGTCGGCGAGACGCCGCCCATGCGCGACATCCGCGCCCAGGTGGCGCGGGTGGCGCCCACCGGTGCGCGCGTGCTCATCACCGGCGAGAGCGGCACGGGGAAGGAGCTCGTGGCCCGCGCCGTGCACGAGGCGAGCGAACGGGCGGGCAAGCCGTTCGTGAAGGTGAACTGCGCGGCCATTCCCGAGGAGCTCATCGAGAGCGAGCTCTTCGGCGCGGTCAAGGGCGCCTACACCGGCGCCACCCAGACCCGCGACGGCAAGTTCCTGCAGGCCCACGGCGGCACCCTCTTCCTGGACGAGATCGGCGACATGTCGCTGAAGGCGCAGGCCAAGGTGCTGCGCGCCCTGCAGGAAGGCGAGATCGAGCGGGTCGGCGGCAACGACACCGTGCGCGTCGACGTGCGCGTGCTCGCCGCGACGAACAAGGACCTCGCGGCGGAGGCCGCGGCCGGGACCTTCCGCGAGGATCTCTTCTTCCGCCTGAACGTCGTGCCCATCCACGTGCCGCCCCTGCGCGCGCGGGCGGCCGACATCCCGCTGCTGGCCGAGCACTTCCTGGCCTCCTACCTCGACGAGAACGCCCTGCCCCAGCGCGCCTTCGCGCCCGCCGCCCTCGAGCGATTGCGCGGGCTGCCCTGGCCGGGCAACATCCGCGAGCTGGGCAACGCCGTCGAGCGGCTGGCGATCCTGGCCCCGGGCGACCCCATCGGCACCGACGACCTGGCGCGGTGCGGCATCGGCACCGGGGGCGACGCCGGGACCGCCGCCGGCGGCGCCG